From Gimesia panareensis, the proteins below share one genomic window:
- a CDS encoding DUF1501 domain-containing protein, which produces MNLRFCSNTARVTSRRSFLQQTAAGFGWLAFSALKAQRAACNKSTGNPLAPKKPHFAARAKRVIFLFMEGGPSHLDSFDWRPELARVGGDAKSRYLAPVFDFKPRGESGLMISDAYPQLAQQADELCLLNGMQTNNPGHHQAVVALHTGNENFVRPSVGAWVTYGLGSEADSLPGFVTIDPIVDKGGAANYGSAFLPATFQGTRLSSAARGLPNIRNRTLSGADQRKQLDFVQRANRRLLKQDASNPEIEGLIESAELAFRMQSSVPETLDLSRETQETQRLYGLDDQRTARFGTQCLMARRLAEQGVRFIQLTSNGWDHHSKMREAFEFKATATDKPIAGLIADLKQRDLLRDTLLVWGGEFGRQAGPDNNGGRGHNNKGFTMWMAGGGVKGGLRYGSTDELGREAVAGKMGTHDLHATILHLLGLDHEQLTYHYSGRDFRLTDVSGTVAHDIFS; this is translated from the coding sequence ATGAATTTACGATTTTGCAGCAATACCGCACGTGTGACCAGTCGCCGTTCTTTTCTCCAACAGACTGCGGCCGGTTTTGGCTGGCTGGCGTTCTCAGCACTGAAAGCACAGCGGGCTGCCTGTAACAAGAGCACGGGCAATCCGCTGGCGCCGAAGAAACCACATTTTGCCGCTCGGGCGAAACGCGTGATCTTCCTGTTCATGGAAGGGGGCCCCTCACACCTGGATTCGTTTGACTGGCGACCCGAGCTGGCACGGGTTGGCGGCGATGCGAAGAGTCGCTACCTGGCTCCCGTGTTTGACTTCAAACCGCGCGGGGAGAGTGGCCTGATGATCTCCGATGCGTATCCGCAGCTGGCGCAGCAGGCCGACGAGTTGTGCCTGCTTAACGGCATGCAGACGAACAATCCGGGGCATCACCAGGCGGTTGTGGCACTGCATACCGGTAATGAAAACTTTGTGCGTCCTTCCGTGGGGGCATGGGTGACGTATGGCCTGGGCTCTGAGGCTGACAGCCTGCCGGGGTTTGTGACGATCGATCCGATTGTCGATAAAGGGGGCGCTGCAAACTACGGTTCGGCTTTTTTGCCGGCCACGTTTCAGGGGACCCGCTTGAGTAGTGCAGCGCGGGGGTTGCCGAATATTCGGAATCGGACTCTCTCAGGCGCTGACCAACGGAAACAACTCGATTTTGTCCAGCGGGCCAATCGGCGATTATTGAAGCAGGATGCCAGCAATCCGGAAATTGAGGGGCTGATCGAATCTGCTGAGCTGGCCTTTCGCATGCAGTCATCCGTGCCGGAAACGCTGGACCTTTCCCGGGAGACACAGGAAACGCAGCGGCTCTACGGGCTGGATGACCAGCGAACGGCTCGCTTTGGCACGCAATGCCTGATGGCGCGTCGCCTGGCTGAGCAGGGGGTGCGTTTCATTCAGCTCACCAGCAACGGCTGGGACCATCATTCCAAAATGCGCGAAGCATTCGAGTTCAAAGCGACGGCGACGGACAAGCCGATCGCGGGGCTGATTGCCGATCTGAAGCAGCGGGACTTGTTGCGTGACACGCTGCTCGTCTGGGGGGGCGAATTTGGTCGACAGGCGGGCCCGGACAACAACGGAGGCCGCGGGCACAACAACAAGGGGTTCACGATGTGGATGGCCGGCGGGGGAGTGAAGGGCGGTTTGCGGTACGGTTCCACCGACGAGTTGGGACGCGAGGCGGTTGCCGGGAAAATGGGGACGCACGACCTGCACGCGACGATCCTGCACCTGCTCGGCCTGGATCACGAACAGCTCACGTATCACTATTCGGGCCGCGATTTCCGACTGACGGACGTTTCCGGGACGGTCGCTCACGACATTTTTTCATAG
- a CDS encoding DUF1592 domain-containing protein — MSITETRLIRNTIAILALGVLWVGPNTEKVQSAEDESLVAHKAEAKKFFSKRVTPFIKKYCIDCHQNRRPTEAGLSFDPALQTPGHAAFSEKWKKSAARVKTHDMPPDGMDQPTAEERQMFAQWLEKVKYLSPKDPGPFVIRRLTKTEYGNTLHDLFGVDPSIVASLPDEVSGEGYLNSLSPLQLEQYLTISQKVLDQALAPEGKPPTNIQKLLFGEPPASGTDVQATARKMAQTLARKAYRRPPSAAELDVLLKVFDLGQQNNLSYLASSRLMLKAILVSPQFLFITPAKEIKAEKGIVPLDDYQLASRLSYLLWATMPDDELMALADQGKLHEPPVLKAQVTRMLLDSRSRALFDGFGAQWLKLGNLHDRTFDLEKFPQMTDEMRTAMYDEARLFFDSIVRENHSVADFIDSDYTFLNGNLATLYGLEKTVTGPEMRKVKLTNGNRGGILGMPGVLAATSFPNRTSPVNRGVWVLEQVLGDEVPAAPPNVPALEKQDQKQVANLTLRERTELHRADPVCANCHRLLDPIGFGLENFDAIGRWRDQDDNGEAIDASGELPGGKHFSNPRELKTIIAAHNAEFSRNLVERLLAYALCRRLEGYDEIVVDQLMQKIAQDDYRMQTLITAVVTSYPFTHRRIE; from the coding sequence ATGTCAATTACAGAGACACGTTTGATTCGCAACACGATTGCTATATTGGCTTTAGGCGTCTTGTGGGTTGGCCCGAATACTGAGAAGGTGCAATCGGCAGAGGACGAATCTCTGGTGGCGCACAAAGCGGAGGCGAAGAAATTCTTCAGTAAACGTGTCACTCCCTTCATCAAAAAATATTGCATCGACTGTCACCAGAACCGACGCCCCACAGAAGCCGGACTCAGCTTTGACCCGGCCCTGCAAACTCCCGGTCATGCGGCCTTCAGCGAGAAGTGGAAGAAATCAGCCGCCCGGGTGAAAACGCACGACATGCCGCCGGATGGGATGGACCAGCCGACCGCTGAAGAACGCCAGATGTTTGCTCAATGGCTGGAGAAGGTCAAATATCTCAGCCCGAAAGATCCGGGACCGTTTGTCATTCGACGGCTGACCAAAACCGAATATGGTAACACCCTGCACGATCTGTTTGGCGTCGATCCAAGCATCGTCGCTAGTCTGCCGGACGAAGTCAGCGGCGAAGGATATCTCAATTCGCTCTCCCCGCTGCAACTCGAACAGTATCTGACGATCTCACAGAAGGTGCTGGATCAGGCTCTGGCGCCGGAAGGGAAGCCCCCCACAAACATCCAAAAGTTGCTGTTTGGTGAGCCCCCCGCTTCCGGGACCGACGTCCAGGCGACAGCACGCAAGATGGCCCAGACCCTGGCCCGAAAAGCCTATCGTCGGCCTCCCTCCGCAGCGGAACTGGATGTCCTGCTGAAAGTATTTGATCTGGGTCAACAGAACAACCTCAGCTACCTGGCCTCCAGTCGCCTGATGCTCAAGGCGATCCTGGTCTCTCCCCAGTTCCTTTTTATTACTCCGGCGAAGGAGATCAAGGCGGAGAAAGGGATTGTGCCTCTCGATGATTACCAGCTCGCCTCGCGCCTGTCATATCTGCTTTGGGCCACCATGCCCGATGATGAGCTGATGGCGTTAGCTGACCAGGGAAAACTCCACGAGCCGCCGGTCCTGAAAGCGCAGGTCACCCGCATGCTGCTGGACTCTCGTTCGCGGGCCCTGTTTGATGGCTTTGGGGCGCAGTGGCTGAAGCTGGGAAATCTGCATGATCGGACCTTTGATCTTGAGAAATTCCCGCAAATGACCGACGAAATGCGAACGGCAATGTATGACGAAGCCCGTCTCTTTTTCGATAGTATCGTGCGTGAGAACCATAGCGTTGCCGATTTTATCGACAGCGATTACACCTTCCTCAATGGAAACCTGGCCACGCTGTATGGTCTGGAAAAAACAGTCACCGGCCCCGAGATGCGTAAAGTCAAACTGACCAATGGCAATCGAGGCGGGATCCTGGGAATGCCCGGCGTGCTCGCTGCGACCTCCTTCCCCAACCGCACCAGCCCCGTCAATCGGGGCGTCTGGGTTCTGGAACAGGTACTCGGAGACGAAGTACCGGCGGCTCCACCCAATGTTCCGGCATTAGAAAAACAGGACCAGAAGCAGGTCGCGAATCTGACACTCCGCGAACGCACCGAACTGCACCGCGCCGATCCTGTCTGTGCCAACTGCCATCGCTTACTCGATCCCATCGGGTTCGGCCTGGAGAACTTCGATGCCATTGGACGCTGGCGCGACCAGGACGATAACGGTGAGGCGATCGACGCCTCAGGCGAACTTCCGGGAGGCAAGCATTTTTCCAACCCCAGAGAATTAAAAACCATTATCGCCGCACACAACGCAGAGTTTTCTCGCAATCTGGTCGAGCGACTGTTAGCCTATGCGTTATGCCGACGCCTCGAAGGTTATGACGAGATTGTAGTAGATCAGTTGATGCAGAAGATCGCCCAGGATGACTACCGCATGCAGACGCTCATCACTGCGGTCGTCACCAGTTATCCTTTTACGCATCGACGAATCGAGTAA
- a CDS encoding DUF1552 domain-containing protein, which translates to MSKHTIINRRTCLKGMGAALALPLLDVMGWAEASEKKAFKPPVRLGFMYMPHGVIMDQFWPKDAESFLTSPPPALESLRPVIDQCLLMKGIAGVSNGPYRGAPHALELSTWLTAALPDPDKRDEISISISADQIAANSLGAFTALPSLELATMPQTWKENQAGLNEAYYSHCSFRSPTQAVPAETNPRNVLNRLFNKKEQGSGLTSNGMSSLDRSMLDLVIGGARDLRRTLSQTDQRKLDQYLDSVRSVERRIAAIEMRQKEAALEKSGVRPSRSHKTAPPIEIKIPEGDKRSEYMQVMCDLNVLAFQTDTTRVCTYIGSTPNGVSYPELGFKDQHHSQTHHNGEKKKVDKVAAITKFNIDQFAYMVNKMHSLQEGDGTLLDNCIMMWGSGLEDGDRHTRANLPFILAGSGGGAINTGRFLPDVKGNQGDLLTTLLTCAGIPLDRPVGIATKQIAEIPAKS; encoded by the coding sequence ATGAGCAAACACACCATCATCAATCGTCGTACCTGCCTGAAAGGTATGGGAGCCGCACTGGCCCTGCCCCTGCTGGATGTGATGGGCTGGGCGGAAGCCAGCGAGAAAAAGGCGTTCAAGCCTCCCGTACGGCTCGGATTCATGTACATGCCTCACGGCGTGATCATGGATCAGTTCTGGCCCAAAGATGCAGAGAGTTTCCTGACCTCGCCTCCCCCTGCCCTCGAGTCACTGCGCCCCGTGATCGATCAGTGTCTGCTGATGAAGGGCATCGCCGGGGTTTCCAACGGCCCCTACCGGGGTGCGCCACACGCACTCGAACTCTCAACGTGGCTCACTGCTGCGTTGCCCGACCCGGACAAGCGGGACGAGATCAGCATCTCGATCTCCGCCGATCAGATCGCCGCGAATTCCCTGGGGGCGTTCACCGCGTTACCTTCGCTGGAACTCGCCACGATGCCGCAAACCTGGAAGGAAAACCAGGCAGGGCTCAACGAAGCCTACTATTCGCACTGCAGCTTTCGCTCTCCGACCCAGGCGGTCCCAGCCGAGACCAATCCCCGCAACGTGCTGAATCGCCTGTTCAACAAGAAGGAACAAGGGAGCGGACTGACATCAAATGGGATGAGCAGTCTGGACCGCAGTATGCTGGACCTGGTGATCGGCGGTGCCCGCGATCTCAGACGCACCCTCTCGCAGACCGACCAGCGCAAGCTGGACCAGTACCTGGACAGTGTTCGCTCGGTCGAACGCCGGATCGCCGCTATTGAAATGCGCCAGAAAGAAGCGGCTTTGGAAAAGTCGGGAGTCCGCCCCAGCCGCAGTCACAAGACCGCTCCGCCCATCGAAATCAAAATACCGGAGGGCGACAAACGCAGCGAGTACATGCAGGTCATGTGCGACCTCAACGTGCTGGCCTTCCAGACCGACACGACCCGTGTCTGCACCTACATCGGCTCCACCCCGAACGGTGTGTCATACCCGGAACTCGGATTTAAAGACCAGCACCATTCCCAGACGCACCACAACGGCGAGAAAAAGAAAGTCGACAAAGTCGCCGCGATCACGAAATTCAATATCGACCAGTTTGCCTACATGGTCAACAAGATGCACAGCCTGCAGGAAGGCGACGGCACCCTGCTGGATAACTGTATCATGATGTGGGGCTCCGGCCTGGAAGACGGCGACAGGCACACCCGCGCCAACCTGCCCTTCATCCTCGCCGGAAGCGGAGGCGGTGCCATCAACACGGGACGCTTCCTGCCCGATGTCAAAGGCAACCAGGGCGACCTGCTCACCACCCTGCTGACGTGTGCCGGCATTCCGCTGGACCGCCCTGTCGGAATCGCCACAAAACAGATCGCCGAGATCCCCGCCAAATCCTGA